Proteins from a single region of Sphingomonas morindae:
- a CDS encoding 23S rRNA (pseudouridine(1915)-N(3))-methyltransferase RlmH codes for MLLHIVARGRIGRGPEAELVDRYLKRIAWPVKLSELPDQGGRLPEAVPGLRRVLLDETGEDLPSRVFAARLGRWRDDGVREARFLIGAADGHPEALRAEADLVLGFGRATWPHLLARAMLAEQLWRATSILANHPYHREG; via the coding sequence TTGCTGCTCCACATCGTCGCGCGCGGCCGGATCGGGCGCGGGCCGGAGGCGGAGCTTGTCGATCGCTATCTGAAGCGCATCGCCTGGCCGGTGAAGCTGAGCGAGCTGCCCGATCAGGGCGGCCGCCTGCCCGAGGCCGTGCCCGGACTGCGCCGCGTCCTGCTCGACGAGACGGGGGAGGATCTGCCCTCGCGCGTCTTCGCCGCCCGGCTCGGCCGCTGGCGCGACGATGGCGTGCGCGAGGCCCGCTTCCTGATCGGCGCGGCCGATGGCCATCCCGAGGCGCTGCGGGCCGAGGCGGACCTGGTGCTGGGCTTCGGCCGTGCCACCTGGCCGCATCTCCTCGCCCGCGCCATGCTGGCCGAGCAGCTGTGGCGCGCCACCAGCATCCTCGCCAATCATCCCTATCATCGCGAAGG